One Anser cygnoides isolate HZ-2024a breed goose chromosome 6, Taihu_goose_T2T_genome, whole genome shotgun sequence genomic region harbors:
- the PRPF40A gene encoding pre-mRNA-processing factor 40 homolog A isoform X6, with product MSGGDSAAAAAAASPQPLPFSLPKPPPLMQLTPGDAVRPVAAAAADQSPKGSRLAGRPDWPAGKPVSLLAPLLPPRGEPEPLMPFGPSSRQPLRGRLLGRCGGGSLLSPAMRPGAVDRGSLMMGHPGMPHYPPMGMHPMGQRPPNMPPVPHGMMPQMMPPMGGPPMGQMPGMMQSVMPGMMMSHMSQAAMQPTVPPGVNSMDAQVGVTPPGTQTTHPVVCAAQQTATTNSSVNEEHSKQKSTWTEHKSPDGRTYYYNTETKQSTWEKPDDLKTPAEQLLSKCPWKEYKSDSGKPYYYNSQTKESRWAKPKELEDLEAMIKAEENSTKPEESAATSSATGEAANTTTTATTAAETAAAVTTTTTAATAASEGETAAASGTENESTAAATAEEQGQQATSAPAAQEQSAETAANAADDSSKQEGSADASSKKEDDDAQPVKKTYTWNTKEEAKQAFKELLKEKRVPSNASWEQAMKMIINDPRYSALAKLSEKKQAFNAYKVQTEKEEKEEARSKYKEAKESFQRFLENHEKMTSTTRYKKAEQMFGEMEVWNAISERDRLEIYEDVLFFLSKKEKEQAKQLRKRNWEALKNILDNMANVTYCTTWSEAQQYLMDNPTFAEDEELQNMDKEDALICFEEHIRALEKEEEEEKQKSLLRERRRQRKNRESFQIFLDELHEHGQLHSMSSWMELYPTISSDIRFTNMLGQPGSTALDLFKFYVEDLKARYHDEKKIIKDILKDKGFVVEVNTSFEDFVTVISSTKRATTLDAGNIKLAFNSLLEKAEAREREREKEEARKMKRKESAFKSMLKQATPPIELDAVWEDIRDRFVKEPAFEDITLESERKRIFKDFMHVLEHECQHHHSKNKKHSKKSKKHHRKRSRSRSGSESEDDDSHSKKKRQRSESRSVSERSSSAESERSYKKSKKHKKKSKKRRHKSGNWDTSGSELSEGELEKQRRTLLEQLDEDQ from the exons GCTGGCGGGCCGCCCCGATTGGCCGGCGGGCAAGCCAGTCAGCCTGCTGGCGCCGCTGCTCCCGCCCCGCGGCGAGCCCGAGCCCCTGATGCCCTTCGGGCCCTCGTCGCGGCAGCCGCTGCGGGGGCGGCTCCTGGGCAGGTGCGGCGGGGGCAGCCTGCTGAGCCCCGCCATGCGGCCCGGGGCCGTCGACCGCGGCTCGCTTATG ATGGGACACCCAGGGATGCCACATTACCCGCCCATGGGAATGCACCCCATGGGGCAGAGGCCACCGAACATGCCGCCGGTTCCGCATGGTATGATGCCTCAGATGATGCCTCCCATGGGAGGACCACCGATGGGGCAG ATGCCTGGAATGATGCAGTCGGTAATGCCCGGAATGATGATGTCTCACATGTCCCAAGCTGCTATGCAGCCTACAGTTCCG CCAGGGGTGAACAGCATGGACGCGCAAGTAG gtgtaaCGCCACCTGGAACTCAG ACAACGCATCCCGTAGTTTGTGCAGCTCAGCAAACCGCCACAACCAACAGTTCTGTTAACGAAGAGCACTCTAAACAG AAATCTACGTGGACGGAACACAAATCACCTGATGGAAGAACATACTACTATAATACTGAAACAAAGCAGTCTACCTGGGAGAAGCCAGATGATCTCAAAACACCAGCTGAG cAATTGTTGTCGAAGTGTCCCTGGAAAGAGTACAAATCTGATTCTGGAAAGCCATATTACTATAATTCCCAAACAAAGGAATCGCGCTGGGCAAAACCCAAAGAACTTGAAGATCTTGAAG CAATgattaaagcagaagaaaacag CACCAAGCCTGAAGAGTCAGCTGCAACGTCATCTGCTACGGGAGAAGCAGCAAACACAACCACCACAGCCACAACTGCTGCGGAAACCGCAGCAGCTGTAACCACCACCACTActgcagcaacagcagcctctGAAGGCGaaactgctgcagcttctgggACAGAAAATGAGAGTACTGCCGCAGCCACAGCAGAGGAACAGGGACAGCAAGCAACTTCTGCACCTGCTGCACAGGAACAGAGTGCAGAAACTGCAGCTAACGCAGCGGATGATTCTTCCAAGCAGGAGGGTTCAGCAGA TGCTTCTTCAAAGAAAGAGGACGATGATGCACAGCCAGTTAAAAAAACCTATACGTGGAATacaaaggaagaagcaaagcaagcaTTTAAAGAACTCCtaaaagaaaag AGAGTACCGTCTAATGCGTCTTGGGAGCAAGCTATGAAGATGATCATTAATGATCCTAGATACAG TGCTTTGGCAAAGTTGAGTGAAAAAAAGCAAGCCTTTAATGCTTACAAagttcaaacagaaaaagaagaaaaagaagaagcaagATCAAAATACAAAGAAGCTAAAGAATCCTTCCAGCGTTTTCTTGAAAACCATGAAAAGATGACATCCACAACAAGATACAA AAAAGCTGAACAAATGTTTGGGGAGATGGAAGTCTGGAATGCAATATCTGAGCGTGATCGTCTTGAAATTTATGAGGATGTCTTGTTTTTTCTGTCTAAGAAAGAGAAG GAACAAGCCAAACAGTTGCGAAAGAGGAATTGGGAAGCTTTAAAGAACATACTAGATAACATGGCTAATGTCACTTACTGCACTACTTGGTCAGAGGCTCAGCAGTATCTGATGGACAATCCTACGTTTGCAGAAGATGAGGAACTTCAGA ATATGGATAAGGAAGATGCGCTGATCTGTTTTGAAGAGCATATCAGGGCActggaaaaagaggaggaagaagaaaaacagaaaagcttgcTTAGAGAAAGAAGGCGGCAGCGTAAAAATAGAGAGTCTTTCCAG ATATTTTTAGATGAACTTCATGAGCATGGACAATTACATTCAATGTCCTCTTGGATGGAGTTGTACCCAACCATAAGCTCTGACATCAGATTCACTAATATGCTTGGTCAACCTG GATCGACAGCACTTGATCTTTTCAAGTTCTATGTTGAAGACTTAAAAGCACGTTACCATGATGAAAAGAAGATAATAAAAGATATCTTAAAG gataAAGGATTTGTGGTTGAAGTGAACACTTCTTTTGAAGACTTTGTTACGGTCATCAGCTCAACTAAAAGAGCTACAACtttagatgcaggaaatatCAAGCTGGCCTTCAATAGT CTGCTAGAAAAGGCAGAAGCCCgtgaaagagagagggaaaaagaagaagctCGTAAAATGAAGCGCAAAGAGTCTGCCTTCAAGAGTATGTTGAAACAAGCTACTCCTCCGATTGAATTGGATGCTGTCTGGGAAGAT atcaGAGATAGATTTGTGAAAGAGCCAGCATTTGAAGACATCACTCTGgagtctgaaagaaaaagaatatttaaagattTCATGCATGTACTAgag CATGAATGTCAGCACCATCATTCAAAGAACAAGAAACATTCTAAAAAGTCTAAAAAACATCACAGGAAGCGGTCTCGCTCTCGTTCG GGCTCAGAGTCTGAGGACGATGATAGTcattcaaagaagaaaaggcaacGGTCAGAATCTAGATCTGTTTCTGAGCGTTCTTCCAGTGCAGAATCTg AGAGAAGTTACAAGAAgtcaaaaaaacacaagaaaaagagcaagaagagaAGACATAAGTCT ggTAACTGGGATACTTCAGGCAGTGAACTGAGCGAAGGGGAGCTGGAAAAACAGAGGCGGACTCTTTTGGAACAACTGGATGAAGATCAATGA
- the PRPF40A gene encoding pre-mRNA-processing factor 40 homolog A isoform X4 codes for MSGGDSAAAAAAASPQPLPFSLPKPPPLMQLTPGDAVRPVAAAAADQSPKGSRLAGRPDWPAGKPVSLLAPLLPPRGEPEPLMPFGPSSRQPLRGRLLGRCGGGSLLSPAMRPGAVDRGSLMMGHPGMPHYPPMGMHPMGQRPPNMPPVPHGMMPQMMPPMGGPPMGQMPGMMQSVMPGMMMSHMSQAAMQPTVPPGVNSMDAQVGVTPPGTQTTHPVVCAAQQTATTNSSVNEEHSKQKSTWTEHKSPDGRTYYYNTETKQSTWEKPDDLKTPAEQLLSKCPWKEYKSDSGKPYYYNSQTKESRWAKPKELEDLEAMIKAEENSTKPEESAATSSATGEAANTTTTATTAAETAAAVTTTTTAATAASEGETAAASGTENESTAAATAEEQGQQATSAPAAQEQSAETAANAADDSSKQEGSADASSKKEDDDAQPVKKTYTWNTKEEAKQAFKELLKEKRVPSNASWEQAMKMIINDPRYSALAKLSEKKQAFNAYKVQTEKEEKEEARSKYKEAKESFQRFLENHEKMTSTTRYKKAEQMFGEMEVWNAISERDRLEIYEDVLFFLSKKEKEQAKQLRKRNWEALKNILDNMANVTYCTTWSEAQQYLMDNPTFAEDEELQNMDKEDALICFEEHIRALEKEEEEEKQKSLLRERRRQRKNRESFQIFLDELHEHGQLHSMSSWMELYPTISSDIRFTNMLGQPGSTALDLFKFYVEDLKARYHDEKKIIKDILKDKGFVVEVNTSFEDFVTVISSTKRATTLDAGNIKLAFNSLLEKAEAREREREKEEARKMKRKESAFKSMLKQATPPIELDAVWEDIRDRFVKEPAFEDITLESERKRIFKDFMHVLEHECQHHHSKNKKHSKKSKKHHRKRSRSRSGSESEDDDSHSKKKRQRSESRSVSERSSSAESERSYKKSKKHKKKSKKRRHKSDSPESDIEREKDKKERERESEKDRARQRSESKHKSPTKKRPGKDSGNWDTSGSELSEGELEKQRRTLLEQLDEDQ; via the exons GCTGGCGGGCCGCCCCGATTGGCCGGCGGGCAAGCCAGTCAGCCTGCTGGCGCCGCTGCTCCCGCCCCGCGGCGAGCCCGAGCCCCTGATGCCCTTCGGGCCCTCGTCGCGGCAGCCGCTGCGGGGGCGGCTCCTGGGCAGGTGCGGCGGGGGCAGCCTGCTGAGCCCCGCCATGCGGCCCGGGGCCGTCGACCGCGGCTCGCTTATG ATGGGACACCCAGGGATGCCACATTACCCGCCCATGGGAATGCACCCCATGGGGCAGAGGCCACCGAACATGCCGCCGGTTCCGCATGGTATGATGCCTCAGATGATGCCTCCCATGGGAGGACCACCGATGGGGCAG ATGCCTGGAATGATGCAGTCGGTAATGCCCGGAATGATGATGTCTCACATGTCCCAAGCTGCTATGCAGCCTACAGTTCCG CCAGGGGTGAACAGCATGGACGCGCAAGTAG gtgtaaCGCCACCTGGAACTCAG ACAACGCATCCCGTAGTTTGTGCAGCTCAGCAAACCGCCACAACCAACAGTTCTGTTAACGAAGAGCACTCTAAACAG AAATCTACGTGGACGGAACACAAATCACCTGATGGAAGAACATACTACTATAATACTGAAACAAAGCAGTCTACCTGGGAGAAGCCAGATGATCTCAAAACACCAGCTGAG cAATTGTTGTCGAAGTGTCCCTGGAAAGAGTACAAATCTGATTCTGGAAAGCCATATTACTATAATTCCCAAACAAAGGAATCGCGCTGGGCAAAACCCAAAGAACTTGAAGATCTTGAAG CAATgattaaagcagaagaaaacag CACCAAGCCTGAAGAGTCAGCTGCAACGTCATCTGCTACGGGAGAAGCAGCAAACACAACCACCACAGCCACAACTGCTGCGGAAACCGCAGCAGCTGTAACCACCACCACTActgcagcaacagcagcctctGAAGGCGaaactgctgcagcttctgggACAGAAAATGAGAGTACTGCCGCAGCCACAGCAGAGGAACAGGGACAGCAAGCAACTTCTGCACCTGCTGCACAGGAACAGAGTGCAGAAACTGCAGCTAACGCAGCGGATGATTCTTCCAAGCAGGAGGGTTCAGCAGA TGCTTCTTCAAAGAAAGAGGACGATGATGCACAGCCAGTTAAAAAAACCTATACGTGGAATacaaaggaagaagcaaagcaagcaTTTAAAGAACTCCtaaaagaaaag AGAGTACCGTCTAATGCGTCTTGGGAGCAAGCTATGAAGATGATCATTAATGATCCTAGATACAG TGCTTTGGCAAAGTTGAGTGAAAAAAAGCAAGCCTTTAATGCTTACAAagttcaaacagaaaaagaagaaaaagaagaagcaagATCAAAATACAAAGAAGCTAAAGAATCCTTCCAGCGTTTTCTTGAAAACCATGAAAAGATGACATCCACAACAAGATACAA AAAAGCTGAACAAATGTTTGGGGAGATGGAAGTCTGGAATGCAATATCTGAGCGTGATCGTCTTGAAATTTATGAGGATGTCTTGTTTTTTCTGTCTAAGAAAGAGAAG GAACAAGCCAAACAGTTGCGAAAGAGGAATTGGGAAGCTTTAAAGAACATACTAGATAACATGGCTAATGTCACTTACTGCACTACTTGGTCAGAGGCTCAGCAGTATCTGATGGACAATCCTACGTTTGCAGAAGATGAGGAACTTCAGA ATATGGATAAGGAAGATGCGCTGATCTGTTTTGAAGAGCATATCAGGGCActggaaaaagaggaggaagaagaaaaacagaaaagcttgcTTAGAGAAAGAAGGCGGCAGCGTAAAAATAGAGAGTCTTTCCAG ATATTTTTAGATGAACTTCATGAGCATGGACAATTACATTCAATGTCCTCTTGGATGGAGTTGTACCCAACCATAAGCTCTGACATCAGATTCACTAATATGCTTGGTCAACCTG GATCGACAGCACTTGATCTTTTCAAGTTCTATGTTGAAGACTTAAAAGCACGTTACCATGATGAAAAGAAGATAATAAAAGATATCTTAAAG gataAAGGATTTGTGGTTGAAGTGAACACTTCTTTTGAAGACTTTGTTACGGTCATCAGCTCAACTAAAAGAGCTACAACtttagatgcaggaaatatCAAGCTGGCCTTCAATAGT CTGCTAGAAAAGGCAGAAGCCCgtgaaagagagagggaaaaagaagaagctCGTAAAATGAAGCGCAAAGAGTCTGCCTTCAAGAGTATGTTGAAACAAGCTACTCCTCCGATTGAATTGGATGCTGTCTGGGAAGAT atcaGAGATAGATTTGTGAAAGAGCCAGCATTTGAAGACATCACTCTGgagtctgaaagaaaaagaatatttaaagattTCATGCATGTACTAgag CATGAATGTCAGCACCATCATTCAAAGAACAAGAAACATTCTAAAAAGTCTAAAAAACATCACAGGAAGCGGTCTCGCTCTCGTTCG GGCTCAGAGTCTGAGGACGATGATAGTcattcaaagaagaaaaggcaacGGTCAGAATCTAGATCTGTTTCTGAGCGTTCTTCCAGTGCAGAATCTg AGAGAAGTTACAAGAAgtcaaaaaaacacaagaaaaagagcaagaagagaAGACATAAGTCT GATTCACCAGAATCAGATATTGAAcgagaaaaagacaaaaaagaaagagagagagaaagtgaaaAGGATAGAGCTAGACAAAGATCTGAATCAAAACATAAATCTCCGACTAAAAAACGACCTGGAAAAGATTCT ggTAACTGGGATACTTCAGGCAGTGAACTGAGCGAAGGGGAGCTGGAAAAACAGAGGCGGACTCTTTTGGAACAACTGGATGAAGATCAATGA
- the PRPF40A gene encoding pre-mRNA-processing factor 40 homolog A isoform X3, translating to MSGGDSAAAAAAASPQPLPFSLPKPPPLMQLTPGDAVRPVAAAAADQSPKGSRLAGRPDWPAGKPVSLLAPLLPPRGEPEPLMPFGPSSRQPLRGRLLGRCGGGSLLSPAMRPGAVDRGSLMMGHPGMPHYPPMGMHPMGQRPPNMPPVPHGMMPQMMPPMGGPPMGQMPGMMQSVMPGMMMSHMSQAAMQPTVPPGVNSMDAQVGVTPPGTQTTHPVVCAAQQTATTNSSVNEEHSKQKSTWTEHKSPDGRTYYYNTETKQSTWEKPDDLKTPAEQLLSKCPWKEYKSDSGKPYYYNSQTKESRWAKPKELEDLEAMIKAEENSTKPEESAATSSATGEAANTTTTATTAAETAAAVTTTTTAATAASEGETAAASGTENESTAAATAEEQGQQATSAPAAQEQSAETAANAADDSSKQEGSADASSKKEDDDAQPVKKTYTWNTKEEAKQAFKELLKEKRVPSNASWEQAMKMIINDPRYSALAKLSEKKQAFNAYKVQTEKEEKEEARSKYKEAKESFQRFLENHEKMTSTTRYKKAEQMFGEMEVWNAISERDRLEIYEDVLFFLSKKEKEQAKQLRKRNWEALKNILDNMANVTYCTTWSEAQQYLMDNPTFAEDEELQNMDKEDALICFEEHIRALEKEEEEEKQKSLLRERRRQRKNRESFQIFLDELHEHGQLHSMSSWMELYPTISSDIRFTNMLGQPVFSSGSTALDLFKFYVEDLKARYHDEKKIIKDILKDKGFVVEVNTSFEDFVTVISSTKRATTLDAGNIKLAFNSLLEKAEAREREREKEEARKMKRKESAFKSMLKQATPPIELDAVWEDIRDRFVKEPAFEDITLESERKRIFKDFMHVLEHECQHHHSKNKKHSKKSKKHHRKRSRSRSGSESEDDDSHSKKKRQRSESRSVSERSSSAESERSYKKSKKHKKKSKKRRHKSDSPESDIEREKDKKERERESEKDRARQRSESKHKSPTKKRPGKDSGNWDTSGSELSEGELEKQRRTLLEQLDEDQ from the exons GCTGGCGGGCCGCCCCGATTGGCCGGCGGGCAAGCCAGTCAGCCTGCTGGCGCCGCTGCTCCCGCCCCGCGGCGAGCCCGAGCCCCTGATGCCCTTCGGGCCCTCGTCGCGGCAGCCGCTGCGGGGGCGGCTCCTGGGCAGGTGCGGCGGGGGCAGCCTGCTGAGCCCCGCCATGCGGCCCGGGGCCGTCGACCGCGGCTCGCTTATG ATGGGACACCCAGGGATGCCACATTACCCGCCCATGGGAATGCACCCCATGGGGCAGAGGCCACCGAACATGCCGCCGGTTCCGCATGGTATGATGCCTCAGATGATGCCTCCCATGGGAGGACCACCGATGGGGCAG ATGCCTGGAATGATGCAGTCGGTAATGCCCGGAATGATGATGTCTCACATGTCCCAAGCTGCTATGCAGCCTACAGTTCCG CCAGGGGTGAACAGCATGGACGCGCAAGTAG gtgtaaCGCCACCTGGAACTCAG ACAACGCATCCCGTAGTTTGTGCAGCTCAGCAAACCGCCACAACCAACAGTTCTGTTAACGAAGAGCACTCTAAACAG AAATCTACGTGGACGGAACACAAATCACCTGATGGAAGAACATACTACTATAATACTGAAACAAAGCAGTCTACCTGGGAGAAGCCAGATGATCTCAAAACACCAGCTGAG cAATTGTTGTCGAAGTGTCCCTGGAAAGAGTACAAATCTGATTCTGGAAAGCCATATTACTATAATTCCCAAACAAAGGAATCGCGCTGGGCAAAACCCAAAGAACTTGAAGATCTTGAAG CAATgattaaagcagaagaaaacag CACCAAGCCTGAAGAGTCAGCTGCAACGTCATCTGCTACGGGAGAAGCAGCAAACACAACCACCACAGCCACAACTGCTGCGGAAACCGCAGCAGCTGTAACCACCACCACTActgcagcaacagcagcctctGAAGGCGaaactgctgcagcttctgggACAGAAAATGAGAGTACTGCCGCAGCCACAGCAGAGGAACAGGGACAGCAAGCAACTTCTGCACCTGCTGCACAGGAACAGAGTGCAGAAACTGCAGCTAACGCAGCGGATGATTCTTCCAAGCAGGAGGGTTCAGCAGA TGCTTCTTCAAAGAAAGAGGACGATGATGCACAGCCAGTTAAAAAAACCTATACGTGGAATacaaaggaagaagcaaagcaagcaTTTAAAGAACTCCtaaaagaaaag AGAGTACCGTCTAATGCGTCTTGGGAGCAAGCTATGAAGATGATCATTAATGATCCTAGATACAG TGCTTTGGCAAAGTTGAGTGAAAAAAAGCAAGCCTTTAATGCTTACAAagttcaaacagaaaaagaagaaaaagaagaagcaagATCAAAATACAAAGAAGCTAAAGAATCCTTCCAGCGTTTTCTTGAAAACCATGAAAAGATGACATCCACAACAAGATACAA AAAAGCTGAACAAATGTTTGGGGAGATGGAAGTCTGGAATGCAATATCTGAGCGTGATCGTCTTGAAATTTATGAGGATGTCTTGTTTTTTCTGTCTAAGAAAGAGAAG GAACAAGCCAAACAGTTGCGAAAGAGGAATTGGGAAGCTTTAAAGAACATACTAGATAACATGGCTAATGTCACTTACTGCACTACTTGGTCAGAGGCTCAGCAGTATCTGATGGACAATCCTACGTTTGCAGAAGATGAGGAACTTCAGA ATATGGATAAGGAAGATGCGCTGATCTGTTTTGAAGAGCATATCAGGGCActggaaaaagaggaggaagaagaaaaacagaaaagcttgcTTAGAGAAAGAAGGCGGCAGCGTAAAAATAGAGAGTCTTTCCAG ATATTTTTAGATGAACTTCATGAGCATGGACAATTACATTCAATGTCCTCTTGGATGGAGTTGTACCCAACCATAAGCTCTGACATCAGATTCACTAATATGCTTGGTCAACCTG TTTTTTCATCAGGATCGACAGCACTTGATCTTTTCAAGTTCTATGTTGAAGACTTAAAAGCACGTTACCATGATGAAAAGAAGATAATAAAAGATATCTTAAAG gataAAGGATTTGTGGTTGAAGTGAACACTTCTTTTGAAGACTTTGTTACGGTCATCAGCTCAACTAAAAGAGCTACAACtttagatgcaggaaatatCAAGCTGGCCTTCAATAGT CTGCTAGAAAAGGCAGAAGCCCgtgaaagagagagggaaaaagaagaagctCGTAAAATGAAGCGCAAAGAGTCTGCCTTCAAGAGTATGTTGAAACAAGCTACTCCTCCGATTGAATTGGATGCTGTCTGGGAAGAT atcaGAGATAGATTTGTGAAAGAGCCAGCATTTGAAGACATCACTCTGgagtctgaaagaaaaagaatatttaaagattTCATGCATGTACTAgag CATGAATGTCAGCACCATCATTCAAAGAACAAGAAACATTCTAAAAAGTCTAAAAAACATCACAGGAAGCGGTCTCGCTCTCGTTCG GGCTCAGAGTCTGAGGACGATGATAGTcattcaaagaagaaaaggcaacGGTCAGAATCTAGATCTGTTTCTGAGCGTTCTTCCAGTGCAGAATCTg AGAGAAGTTACAAGAAgtcaaaaaaacacaagaaaaagagcaagaagagaAGACATAAGTCT GATTCACCAGAATCAGATATTGAAcgagaaaaagacaaaaaagaaagagagagagaaagtgaaaAGGATAGAGCTAGACAAAGATCTGAATCAAAACATAAATCTCCGACTAAAAAACGACCTGGAAAAGATTCT ggTAACTGGGATACTTCAGGCAGTGAACTGAGCGAAGGGGAGCTGGAAAAACAGAGGCGGACTCTTTTGGAACAACTGGATGAAGATCAATGA